From a region of the Pogona vitticeps strain Pit_001003342236 chromosome 7, PviZW2.1, whole genome shotgun sequence genome:
- the POM121C gene encoding nuclear envelope pore membrane protein POM 121C isoform X1, with translation MPGSKWQRPAVGRSGNRSAAFNGAGGVSVSSSSSFAAAAVSVAMSFWGGARGWWRKPSAWEVEQEEQRQLKRLLLQQEQEQLQRQQLLQQWSRGARVVVSVPPRRRNPRRWLFPALLSLPLALLIWPGPVSLAFLMALAAAAGWALRGSCPGPAAPYVPPYVPRPRPLPPRPPPQPVISPPRLYSDRVSYGYPLGSPPRNQYADWIKQLFEPQNSSAFRPSALYTYTPQKWNPMRQVNFARVENYPLIRRVNTVTLRSDFRSPSTVWIPPADRKIHCSPLVAQLTSPALPLPASPREPPAPVSSSPPPPPPPPPPPPDPDPCARETVVKALQELMANKKRAKEGGTPPSPTIQENKRIRRGSTENGQPASEPLVANEVPAPLEPQPDAPKQGPQLSPSSEEATSKKACPASTSSADGQPKRPFRNNCIYSSYSSSGGIEQLWKKRGIRTSSVSSQDSSSSGTPEKPLRKGKPPDSSLVEKVAAHKSKISSPAKADKAVQVNLMPNAPVQNQDTPPVSVPAPVSGSGSSTTTTSGGARRRKVQLVITPNEPLIMPPPIELGYKITRADYDADRLERLRQFKRGLDSSKDSPPPAQDGAPAPSDGSAAMGGGTPGQEGRRDAPERQDFSGQIGTPAAFETSQGPVVPPLTSSLPGNAPVPISSWMTDTAAQTLPSSALAAPMATAPMAGPFPFASAPPAGSESSLAMPSFSQLIQTPTGPSATPKPSILFGMLTSPLGSPPTMAVTATLASPAPGTSSGLSTTLFLPVFGTLTHTDSSGFSGGGVLAFTPGATLPTGAPPSAAPSYAFKPIFGALPPQASTASPAVAGTSSLFAFQTSLQPTAAAGLPAGGLPGFSAHSAGFASTSASLSGAVSVTTVSASKPVFSLGPSLLAGAAATTVAAAPSSLGGPSASQPSPFGASSGGASAAASPLYPFGTLAGAPNAGPSPLASPAFGQAPPGAAEGAPGAVVTTSFSTGSSLLAPAAPLPMTTQSPFGLGPPSGSPATSAGGFVSATKLALPLAANGGVPGSQAPALKAAPGLVGFASPSTFTGSEVQPAFAGGSDGGGSITPSQAPFGGTGALTSFGAKSTPQPSFGALTPFGAATTTTTAPSGFSSGAQVSATGGGGSSSNSSSTTTTTGGFNFGGPMPSSSSSSSSSPFGVSNQPPTAAGGTAFGGDTGASSSSPNPGMLSVNFHFGGGATGAATPFGASVGQNTLGPPAQSPEGFGLPPSAPETKPAFGGAPAPDFGRSQPSGGGQTPGNTPTFDTAGASNFRTASTPNFRTDSTSNFRTDSAPNFRTDGASNFRTDGTPNFRTDSTPNFRTDSTPSFTASGPTFAGPAPDFGRSHSAVGGPTPANTPTFDTAGASNFRTDSASNFRTDSAPNFRTDSTPNFRTDSTPNFRTDSTPNFRTDSTPNFRTDSAPNFRTDSAPNFRTDSAPSFTASGPTFAGPAPDFGRSQPSGGGQTANTPTFDTAGTSNFRTDSAPSFTASGPTFAGPAPDFGRSHFSGGRQTTGNTPTFDTAGASAFRTASAPSFTASGPTFGQTSAPSFSIGSGSRTGARQRLQARRQHVRKK, from the exons ATGCCGGGCTCGAAGTGGCAACGGCCGGCGGTTGGTCGCTCTGGCAACCGCTCGGCGGCATTCAACGGCGCTGGAGGCGTTTCTgttagctcctcctcctccttcgccgccgccgccgtctccGTCGCGATGTCCTTTTGGGGCGGAGCGAGGGGGTGGTGGCGGAAGCCCTCCGCCTGGGAAGTGGAGCAGGAAGAGCAGCGGCAGCTGAAGCGCCTGCTCCTGCAGCAAGAGCAAGAGCAGCTGCAGCGACAGCAGCTGCTGCAGCAGTGGTCGCGGGGGGCGCGGGTGGTGGTGTCGGTGCCGCCGCGCCGGCGGAATCCGCGGCGGTGGCTCTTCCCGGCGTTGCTGTCCCTCCCGTTGGCGCTGCTGATCTGGCCCGGGCCCGTGTCCCTGGCCTTCTTGATGGCCCTGGCGGCGGCCGCCGGCTGGGCGCTGAGAGGGAGCTGCCCGGGGCCCGCCGCGCCCTATGTGCCGCCCTATGTGCCGCGGCCGCGGCCGCTGCCTCCCCGGCCTCCGCCGCAGCCGGTGATCTCGCCTCCCCGGCTCTATTCGGACCGAGTTTCTTATGGCTACCCCCTCGGGAGCCCACCCAGAAACCAGTACGCCGACTG GATAAAACAACTGTTTGAGCCTCAAAACTCAAGCGCTTTCCGGCCTTCGGCCCTTTACACATACACCCCACAGAAGTGGAACCCCATGCGACAGGTCAACTTCGCTCGGGTAGAAAACTACCCTCTGATCAGACGTGTGAACACGGTCACCCTCCGGAGCGACTTCCGGAGCCCTTCGACCGTATGGATTCCTCCAGCCGACAGGAAGATCCACTGCTCACCTCT GGTGGCGCAGCTGACTTCTCCGGCACTTCCTCTCCCGGCGTCTCCTCGGGAACCTCCGGCCCCTgtgtcttcttctcctcctcctcctcctcctcctcctcctcctcctccggacCCAGATCCCTGTGCTCGAGAGACCGTGGTGAAGGCTCTCCAGGAACTCATGGCCAACAAAAAGAGGGCAAAAGAAGGAGGAACCCCACCCTCTCCGACCATCCAGGAAAACAAGCGCAT ACGCCGGGGGAGCACCGAGAATGGACAGCCAGCCTCTGAGCCTTTGGTGGCCAACGAAGTGCCAGCGCCCCTTGAGCCCCA GCCTGACGCGCCGAAGCAGGGCCCGCAGCTTTCTCCCAGCTCGGAAGAGGCCACCTCCAAGAAAGCCTGCCCCGCCTCCACCAGCTCAGCGGATGGCCAGCCCAAGCGCCCCTTCCGCAACAACTGCATCTACAGCTCGTACAGCTCCTCCGGCGGCATTGAGCAG cTGTGGAAGAAACGAGGCATCCGGACTTCCTCCGTCTCCAGCCAAGACTCCTCATCTTCCGGGACCCCGGAAAAGCCACTCCGGAAGGGGAAGCCTCCTGACTCCAGCCTAGT GGAGAAGGTGGCCGCTCACAAGAGCAAAATCTCAAGCCCAGCCAAAGCGGACAAGGCAGTACAAGTTAATCTAA TGCCTAACGCACCTGTGCAGAACCAGGATACCCCTCCGGTCTCCGTCCCGGCTCCCGTCtcaggcagcggcagcagcaccaCAACCACTAGTGGTGGTGCCCGCAGGCGAAAGGTCCAGCTGGTCATTACTCCGAATGAGCCCTTGATCATG CCACCCCCGATTGAGCTGGGCTACAAGATCACCAGGGCCGACTATGACGCGGACCGCCTGGAGAGGCTGAGGCAGTTCAAGAGAGGTTTGGACTCTTCAAAGG ATTCACCCCCGCCTGCGCAGGATGGCGCGCCCGCCCCCAGCGATggctctgccgccatgggaggcggCACCCCAGGGCAGGAGGGCCGGAGGGACGCGCCGGAAAGACAGGACTTCTCAGGACAGATAG GCACTCCCGCTGCTTTCGAGACTTCTCAGGGACCGGTGGTGCCCCCACTCACTTCTTCTCTGCCCGGGAACGCCCCGGTGCCAATCAGCTCCTGGATGACAGACACAGCTGCCCAGACACTCCCCTCCAGCGCACTGGCTGCCCCGATGGCCACTGCCCCGATGGCCGGACCATTTCCTTTTGCCTCGGCCCCACCAGCTGGGAGCGAAAGCAGCCTGGCGATGCCCTCTTTCTCTCAGCTGATCCAGACCCCCACCGGGCCCTCTGCCACACCCAAGCCCAGCATCCTGTTCGGAATGCTCACCAGCCCCCTGGGCAGCCCGCCCACCATGGCCGTCACTGCCACCTTGGCCAGCCCAGCTCCCGGTACCTCTTCTGGCCTCAGCACGACCCTCTTCCTCCCTGTCTTTGGCACTCTAACCCACACcgacagctcaggcttctctggcgGCGGAGTTCTGGCCTTCACCCCTGGGGCGACACTGCCCACCGGGGCGCCTCCTTCCGCCGCCCCCAGCTATGCCTTCAAACCTATCTTTGGGGCACTGCCACCCCAAGCCTCCACCGCCAGCCCGGCTGTAGCTGGCACTTCATCCCTTTTTGCTTTCCAGACGAGTCTTCAGCCGACTGCCGCCGCTGGCCTGCCAGCCGGCGGCCTTCCTGGTTTCTCTGCTCACTCGGCGGGCTTCGCCTCCACCTCCGCCAGTCTCTCTGGGGCAGTAAGTGTGACGACCGTCTCTGCCAGCAAACCAGTGTTTAGTTTGGGCCCCAGCCTACTGGCCggggctgctgccaccactgtggCAGCTGCCCCTTCATCCCTTGGGGGTCCTTCAGCCTCCCAGCCTTCTCCCTTTGGGGCCTCATCCGGCGGCGCCAGCGCAGCAGCCTCACCCCTGTACCCGTTTGGCACCCTGGCCGGTGCCCCGAACGCAGGGCCTAGCCCCTTGGCAAGTCCCGCCTTCGGCCAGGCACCCCCCGGAGCAGCTGAGGGGGCTCCCGGCGCTGTTGTCACCACAAGCTTCAGCACCGGGAGCTCCCTGCTGGCTCCCGCCGCCCCCCTGCCCATGACGacgcagtctccctttggattgggTCCACCGTCTGGCAGCCCCGCCACCTCGGCTGGGGGCTTTGTGTCAGCCACTAAGCTTGCGCTGCCCTTGGCAGCAAACGGGGGAGTCCCTGGTAGTCAGGCCCCTGCCCTCAAGGCAGCCCCGGGGCTGGTGGGCTTTGCGTCCCCTTCGACCTTCACCGGATCGGAGGTCCAGCCAGCCTTTGCGGGAGGCAGCGACGGCGGCGGCAGTATCACCCCTTCGCAGGCCCCCTTTGGAGGGACCGGGGCGCTGACCTCTTTTGGCGCCAAGAGCACCCCGCAGCCCTCCTTTGGGGCCCTCACCCCCTTTGgggcagccaccaccaccacgaccgCCCCCTCGGGCTTTAGCTCTGGCGCTCAGGTCTCCGccaccggcggcggcggcagcagcagcaacagcagcagcaccaccaccaccacaggggGCTTCAACTTTGGAGGGCCaatgccttcctcctcctcctcctcctcctcctccccctttgggGTGTCGAACCAGCCACCGACGGCTGCCGGAGGGACTGCCTTTGGCGGGGATACCGGGGCCAGCAGCAGCTCCCCCAACCCAGGGATGCTCAGCGTCAACTTCCACTTTGGCGGTGGGGCCACGGGGGCCGCCACGCCTTTTGGAGCTTCGGTGGGACAAAACACCCTGGGGCCCCCAGCCCAGAGCCCTGAGGGTTTCGGCCTCCCCCCAAGCGCGCCGGAGACCAAGCCCGCGTTCGGAG GTGCCCCAGCCCCAGACTTCGGACGGAGCCAACCCTCAGGGGGGGGGCAAACGCCGGGCAATACTCCGACCTTCGACACTGCAGGCGCCTCCAACTTTCGGACAGCAAGCACCCCCAACTTCCGGACAGACAGCACCTCCAACTTTCGGACAGACAGCGCCCCCAACTTTCGGACAGACGGCGCCTCCAACTTTCGGACAGACGGCACCCCCAACTTTCGGACAGACAGCACCCCCAACTTTCGGACAGACAGCACCCCCAGCTTCACTGCCTCAGGACCCACGTTTG CTGGCCCAGCCCCAGACTTCGGACGGAGCCATTCAGCAGTGGGGGGGCCAACACCAGCCAATACTCCAACCTTCGACACTGCAGGCGCCTCCAACTTTCGGACAGACAGCGCCTCCAACTTTCGGACAGACAGCGCCCCCAACTTTCGGACAGACAGCACCCCCAACTTTCGGACAGACAGCACCCCCAACTTTCGGACAGACAGCACCCCCAACTTTCGGACAGACAGCACCCCCAACTTCCGGACAGACAGTGCCCCCAACTTTCGGACAGACAGCGCCCCAAACTTTCGGACAGACAGCGCCCCCAGCTTCACTGCCTCAGGACCCACGTTTG CTGGCCCAGCCCCAGACTTCGGACGGAGCCAACCCTCAGGGGGGGGGCAAACGGCCAATACTCCGACCTTCGACACTGCAGGCACCTCCAACTTTCGGACAGACAGCGCCCCCAGCTTCACTGCCTCAGGACCCACGTTTG CTGGCCCAGCCCCAGACTTCGGACGGAGCCACTTCTCAGGGGGGAGGCAAACGACGGGCAATACTCCGACCTTCGACACTGCAGGCGCCTCCGCATTTCGGACAGCCAGCGCCCCCAGCTTCACCGCCTCGGGACCCACGTTTG GCCAAACGTCGGCGCCCTCCTTCTCCATCGGTTCCGGCTCCCGGACAGGGGCTCGCCAACGGCTGCAGGCCCGGAGGCAGCATGTCAGGAAGAAATAG